Proteins co-encoded in one Verrucomicrobiota bacterium genomic window:
- a CDS encoding trypsin-like peptidase domain-containing protein: MNIFKMRYALFFTVYLLFLVGPSNTFSSPKDEPIVKAVQKTLPSVVNIYTEGVERYQIRDPRDIYFEQFFGRRYSRGNRIAEVPFRSLGSGLIVGQEGYIVTNFHVVERADRGRINITLPEGETYEAKLIRKDEDQDLALIQIIDEKRTDFPYLDLQKLSPNLLGQTVIAIGNPVGYESSVSSGILSAKDRTLNVGGATIEGLLQTDAAINPGNSGGPLIDIDGQLVGINTIKMGRDQNANVIDNIGFAIPAERVQIFVENAIAIAKGIKPAPPEDSLIDVLREKFGLSVQELSPSLADSFGFRPYEGLLINDVETNSQAANSGIEKGMIIVGLNGYPTREIAEIPRKAYKIRKGSQNKITLKFYRTYGRAYAQQIGTVMLVAN; the protein is encoded by the coding sequence ATGAATATTTTCAAGATGCGCTATGCACTTTTTTTTACTGTATACCTGCTATTCCTAGTTGGACCCTCTAACACCTTTTCTTCCCCTAAAGATGAGCCTATCGTAAAAGCCGTACAAAAAACTCTGCCGAGTGTTGTTAATATCTATACGGAAGGTGTTGAGCGCTATCAAATTCGAGACCCACGCGATATCTATTTTGAACAGTTCTTTGGGAGACGCTACTCCAGAGGCAACCGTATAGCAGAGGTGCCATTTCGTTCTCTTGGCTCAGGATTAATCGTAGGACAAGAAGGTTATATCGTTACCAACTTCCATGTGGTGGAAAGGGCAGATCGAGGCAGGATTAACATCACCCTGCCTGAGGGAGAAACCTACGAAGCAAAATTGATTAGAAAAGATGAGGATCAAGACTTAGCACTTATCCAAATCATCGATGAAAAACGCACAGACTTTCCATACTTGGACCTTCAAAAGCTTTCTCCAAATTTGCTGGGCCAAACAGTGATTGCTATCGGCAATCCCGTCGGTTATGAAAGCAGCGTCAGCAGCGGCATATTATCTGCCAAAGACCGCACACTCAATGTAGGAGGCGCAACCATAGAAGGCCTCCTGCAAACAGATGCTGCCATCAACCCGGGAAACTCAGGGGGGCCACTGATTGACATCGACGGCCAACTCGTTGGCATCAACACGATCAAAATGGGGCGCGACCAAAATGCCAATGTCATCGATAACATAGGCTTTGCTATTCCTGCTGAGCGCGTGCAGATCTTTGTCGAGAATGCGATAGCCATTGCTAAAGGAATCAAGCCCGCACCACCTGAGGACTCCCTCATAGATGTTTTACGCGAAAAATTTGGACTGAGCGTACAGGAACTATCGCCAAGCTTGGCGGACTCTTTTGGGTTCCGGCCCTATGAAGGTTTATTGATCAATGATGTGGAAACTAATAGCCAAGCAGCCAACAGTGGTATTGAAAAAGGCATGATTATTGTCGGACTCAACGGATACCCCACACGCGAGATAGCAGAAATTCCTCGCAAGGCTTATAAAATAAGAAAAGGTTCTCAAAACAAAATCACTTTAAAATTTTATCGAACCTATGGACGTGCCTATGCCCAACAGATTGGCACTGTCATGCTTGTGGCCAACTAG
- a CDS encoding ATP-binding protein — translation MLLGVDKSLVKKKFNPLRLSYSPYAIYILIGILLMGCLYVAVLYNSGYASVFFSFLLEKPYQALLAALVLLQTVLIVLGLIFYRSRAMRYRKLFGRLESQIRLLTSNNKDKKALSPLDQQDRVHKRLLEQWNAEVLVQTICKEFERLNNDLIEKEIREVSLKQALSVVRRKIDDVVKERTLQLEAALEEIENKMRDSEAHIKALEESEKRFGNLVSSTALGVCMVGTQGKIEWVNGALCEILDLKESVLKGKSIPELLEEREMEAEMLPSRQELKRFALKSSKSALMEKFVEGAGSSFQDAAGKEMEVWFFVDASAKVKAEQVLRKSLQEVRENGEIRDRFAKMMAHDVRTPLNVILVASSMLKEDGPCADSEEAYKEVQCSVEHISNLMEDLLFVGQWTSDDRKLRLEKINLHEFCSDAVRSIRIYYIDTPEINIDIDENVGDFYTDPMLFRRIVVNLLTNAVKYSGGRPGVSLSISRIDENLVIEIKDCGLGIPEGDIGKIFDTFYRGSNANRVSGRGLGLSIVKESVVLLDGSIHCKSKLHEGTTFRVGLPLRIASRA, via the coding sequence ATGCTTTTGGGGGTTGATAAGAGTTTAGTTAAGAAGAAGTTTAATCCGCTAAGGTTAAGCTATAGTCCTTATGCTATTTATATATTGATTGGCATCCTTCTAATGGGATGTCTTTATGTAGCCGTGCTCTATAACAGTGGATATGCATCGGTATTTTTCTCCTTCCTCTTAGAAAAACCATACCAAGCATTACTTGCTGCGCTGGTGTTACTGCAAACCGTGTTGATTGTGCTAGGTTTGATCTTCTATCGCTCGCGTGCGATGCGTTACCGAAAGCTTTTTGGTCGCTTGGAAAGCCAGATACGCTTGCTAACTTCCAATAACAAAGATAAGAAGGCTCTTTCCCCATTAGATCAACAAGATAGAGTTCATAAGCGGTTATTGGAACAGTGGAATGCAGAAGTTCTTGTGCAGACGATCTGTAAAGAATTTGAACGCTTAAATAATGATTTAATTGAAAAAGAAATTAGGGAAGTGAGTCTCAAGCAAGCATTGTCAGTGGTTCGTCGGAAGATAGATGATGTGGTAAAGGAGCGGACTTTACAGCTGGAAGCTGCTCTTGAGGAAATAGAAAATAAAATGAGAGACAGTGAAGCGCACATCAAAGCCCTTGAGGAAAGCGAAAAGCGCTTTGGTAACCTTGTCAGTTCCACCGCTCTGGGAGTCTGTATGGTGGGAACCCAGGGTAAGATCGAATGGGTCAATGGAGCTCTTTGTGAAATACTCGATCTCAAAGAATCCGTTTTGAAAGGAAAGTCGATTCCCGAACTGCTGGAGGAGAGAGAAATGGAGGCGGAGATGTTGCCATCGCGTCAGGAGTTGAAACGATTTGCTTTAAAGTCATCAAAGTCAGCGCTCATGGAGAAGTTTGTCGAGGGGGCGGGGAGTTCCTTTCAAGATGCAGCAGGCAAGGAAATGGAAGTGTGGTTTTTTGTGGATGCCTCAGCTAAAGTCAAAGCGGAGCAAGTCTTACGCAAGTCTCTGCAGGAAGTTCGTGAGAATGGCGAGATAAGGGATCGTTTTGCCAAAATGATGGCTCATGATGTGAGGACGCCACTCAATGTCATTCTGGTTGCCTCCAGCATGCTCAAAGAAGATGGCCCCTGTGCAGATAGCGAGGAAGCTTACAAGGAGGTTCAGTGCTCCGTGGAGCATATCAGCAATTTGATGGAAGATTTGCTTTTTGTAGGGCAGTGGACTTCGGATGACCGCAAGCTCCGGTTGGAAAAGATCAACTTGCATGAGTTCTGCAGTGATGCGGTCCGCTCGATTCGCATTTATTACATCGATACCCCGGAAATCAACATTGATATCGATGAAAATGTCGGAGATTTTTACACCGATCCCATGTTATTCCGAAGGATCGTGGTAAATTTACTAACCAATGCCGTGAAATATTCTGGTGGAAGACCGGGTGTTTCCTTAAGCATTTCCCGGATAGATGAAAATTTGGTCATTGAAATCAAGGATTGCGGGTTAGGGATTCCCGAGGGGGACATAGGAAAAATCTTCGATACCTTTTACCGGGGATCGAATGCCAATAGAGTTTCAGGGAGAGGGCTAGGCTTATCCATAGTCAAAGAAAGTGTTGTTTTACTTGATGGGTCAATTCATTGCAAAAGCAAAC